The DNA region GCCGGGGGCCTCAAACCCTTTTGGAAAAAGGGTTTAAGAATCCCAAAACTTTTTAATAGGGCTTCGCCGCTTTTTAAGGAGAAACCGATGACTACCTCATCCTCACACCCCTGTTTCGGACCTTCCGCCCGCGCTTCCGTAGCCCGTGTTCACCTTCCGGTTGCTCCCAGAACTTTTTGCAGAACCAATTTTGCGCCCATGACTAAACAGCCTGCGGCAATTATGCCCGAAGATGCGCTGAATATGCTTGATGAGCTGATCGAATCCGGCAAAAAAATCAAAGTTGTGGGCATCACCGGTCCCGGCGATCCGCTGGCTAATTTCGAAGCCACTTACAAGACCCTGAAACTGGTCCGCGACAAGTACCCGCGCATGTCCCTCTGCCTGACTACTCTGGGTATAAACGGCGAAAAGTACGCTGAAAAACTGGCAGAACTTAATATTTCCCACATCACTGTTCTGGTGGACGCGGCGGATTCAGCTACCGCCGAAAAAATCTATGCATGGATTCGCCCGTCAACCAAGAATGTCCCCCTGCCCGAAGCCTGCAAGCTGCTCATGAAAGAACAGGCCGCAGCTATCAGGGCATTCAAGGAAGCAGGACTGACCGTGAAGGTCAACACAACAATTTACAACGAAAACATAGACCAGATTGAACACATTGCCATTGCAGCAAAAACACTGGACGCGGATATCATGGGCCTGATTCCTTTCATCCCGTCCACTGAATCCGAAGATAACGAATTTTCCGCAGTGAGTGACGAGCAGATTGCAGAAGCCCGTAAACTCGCCGCAAAACATATTGCACTGATGGAGCCGTGGCCCAGATGTGGAGCATCCATTGAACTGGAAAAACCGAAATCAAGTACCATGCCCAGCCCTAGCAAAAGCCGCCCCAATGTAGCGGTGGCAAGTTCCAGCGGTATGGATATCGATATGCATCTGGGTCACGCCCATAAACTCATGATTTTCGGCCCCCGTGCAGACGGTCTGGCCTGCCTGCTTGAAACAAGAGAGACCCCGGAACCGGGCGGCGGGGAATCCCGCTGGGAAAAGCTGGCTGAACTGCTGGATGACTGCTTCGTGCTGCTCTGCGCCTCGGCTGGCAAGAATCCCAGAAAAGTACTTTCCGCCAACGGCATCAGGATAATCCTGACTGATGAAAACGTAGAAGGCACTGTCGACGTCCTCTACGGCGGCGGCAAAAAAGGCAAGTGCAAGAAGTAAGCAGAGTCGTCACAAACAAAGCGGCGAAGCCAAACTAAAAAAGTTTGGGATTCTTAAACCCTTTTCAAAGGGTTTAAGGCCCCCGGCAGGGTCGCCGAAGGCAAATTTTTCAAGAAAAAGCGCGAAGCGCATCAAATAATCTGAGGAGATAAAAATATGGCTACCCCCGAAAGAATGATCATCTGTTGTCAGAGTTTCCGCGCTGCGGGCGACCCCAAAGGCATCTGCCACAAGCAGACCGATGGATTCCTGCAATACATCGAAGAAGAAACCATCGA from Desulfovibrio sp. JC010 includes:
- a CDS encoding radical SAM protein gives rise to the protein MTTSSSHPCFGPSARASVARVHLPVAPRTFCRTNFAPMTKQPAAIMPEDALNMLDELIESGKKIKVVGITGPGDPLANFEATYKTLKLVRDKYPRMSLCLTTLGINGEKYAEKLAELNISHITVLVDAADSATAEKIYAWIRPSTKNVPLPEACKLLMKEQAAAIRAFKEAGLTVKVNTTIYNENIDQIEHIAIAAKTLDADIMGLIPFIPSTESEDNEFSAVSDEQIAEARKLAAKHIALMEPWPRCGASIELEKPKSSTMPSPSKSRPNVAVASSSGMDIDMHLGHAHKLMIFGPRADGLACLLETRETPEPGGGESRWEKLAELLDDCFVLLCASAGKNPRKVLSANGIRIILTDENVEGTVDVLYGGGKKGKCKK